A stretch of the Aphis gossypii isolate Hap1 chromosome 2, ASM2018417v2, whole genome shotgun sequence genome encodes the following:
- the LOC114131143 gene encoding 60S ribosomal protein L10a, translating to MSSKVSKDTLYEAVNEVLSQAKTHKKNFLQTVELQIGLKNYDPQKDKRFSGTIKLKHIPRPKMKVCILGDQQHCDEAEVNKVPFMDVEALKKLNKNKKLVKKLAKRYDAFLASEALIKQIPRLLGPGLNKAGKFPGLLSHQESMNMKIDEVKATIKFQMKKVLCLCVAVGHVDMKSDELAHNIHLSINFLVSLLKKHWQNVRSLHIKSTMGPPQRLY from the exons ATGTCGTCGAAAGTATCTAAGGATACCTTGTACGAGGCCGTCAACGAAGTGTTGAGCCAGGCCAAGACACACAAGAAAAACTTTTTGCAAACTGTTGAATTGCAAATTGGTCTCAAGAACTACGATCCACAAAAGGACAAGCGTTTCTCCGGAACCATTAAATTGAAGCACATCCCCAGGCCCAAGATGAAGGTGTGCATTCTTGGTGACCAACAGCATTGTGACGAAGCCGAG gtcaACAAGGTGCCGTTCATGGATGTTGAAGCCTTGAAGAAGCTCAACAAGAACAAGAAGTTAGTAAAGAAATTGGCCAAACGATATGATGCATTCTTAGCCAGTGAAGCTCTTATCAAACAGATCCCACGTTTGTTAGGACCCGGTTTAAACAAAGCAGGCAAGTTTCCTGGTCTTTTGTCCCATCAAGAATCGATGAACATGAAAATCGATGAAGTTAAAGCCACCATTAAGTTCCAAATGAAAAAG gtATTGTGTCTGTGTGTTGCTGTTGGTCACGTTGACATGAAATCTGATGAATTGGCTCACAACATTCATCTTTCAATCAATTTCTTAGTTTCATTGTTGAAGAAACATTGGCAAAACGTTAGGTCGCTGCACATCAAGTCAACAATGGGACCCCCACAACGTTTGTACTAA
- the LOC114131144 gene encoding protein SGT1 homolog: MASCANEENKIVIKKDWYQSESQVIIGILGKHTSKEDCIVQFKKDEVNVQAILATGQPYTLNLKLSRSIAPEFSSFKVLPSKLEIRLAKTEGGMWDVLEKTVVKPKPSTINLRNWDKVVDDMTKDEEDSDVNTLFKKIYSDGSDEVRKAMNKSFMESGGTVLSTNWKDVGKDKVDIKPPEGMEWKKWDE, from the coding sequence ATGGCTTCTTGTGCgaatgaagaaaataaaattgtcataaaaaaaGATTGGTACCAATCAGAGTCTCAAGTGATCATTGGCATTTTGGGTAAACATACATCTAAAGAAGACtgtattgtacaatttaaaaaagatgaAGTAAATGTTCAAGCTATATTAGCCACTGGTCAACCCTACactcttaatttaaaacttagcAGAAGTATTGCACCTGAATTTAGTAGCTTTAAAGTTCTCCCGTCAAAGTTGGAAATACGCCTCGCAAAGACAGAAGGAGGAATGTGGGATGTACTAGAGAAAACTGTTGTTAAACCTAAGCCATCCACTATTAATCTTCGCAATTGGGATAAGGTTGTTGATGATATGACAAAAGATGAAGAAGATAGTgatgtaaatactttattcAAGAAAATTTATTCAGACGGTTCGGACGAAGTGCGCAAAGCCATGAACAAATCTTTCATGGAATCAGGGGGCACTGTTTTAAGTACCAACTGGAAGGATGTTGGCAAAGATAAAGTAGACATTAAGCCACCAGAAGGGATGGAATGGAAGAAATGGGACGAATAA